The Oncorhynchus tshawytscha isolate Ot180627B linkage group LG20, Otsh_v2.0, whole genome shotgun sequence genome has a window encoding:
- the LOC112220001 gene encoding vasculin isoform X1, whose translation MAQHDFTPAWLNFPTAPSSAKPSQVCDKSFQSPAKCLDNHGDVSRRRHNSSDDSEPVNGRTGGIFSRKEGNGWGVRNGSEGSSSRPPLQRGGPSPRSKSKGLPEGQQGHRDDGDRRKQFEAEDFPSLHPDADREVSRDKAVATGVWEHPPNPQSRGSKMMVIKRVSREQPTPAQTCTSTPQQQQAPSRNGTGPSLYKGPIPISVSLPVKASRSSSSSPVDKGSQPRLMMRLTRMTRSDRKSTFLKALKKDMVDEEDLYHHCKHDDGFHPQNCNVGCGDENRNRCERSFSQENGNMTTLTMRQQVLRSSTFPQQEVLSSSLEAEHRLLKEMGWQEESDETCAPLTEDEMREFQAISEQLQKNGLRRNSFLKNGPPIDSLAVWKTSNLQMATDTTEETETSSSDTSDDDA comes from the exons ATGGCGCAGCATGACTTCACTCCAGCCTGGCTTAACTTTCCCACAGCACCCTCATCAGCCAAG CCCTCTCAGGTCTGTGACAAGTCTTTCCAGTCTCCTGCCAAATGTCTGGACAACCACGGGGATGTGAGTCGCAGACGCCACAACTCATCAGACGACTCAGAGCCTGTCAACGGACGCACTGGGG GAATCTTCTCTAGGAAGGAGGGTAACGGATGGGGGGTCCGGAACGGCAGCGAGGGCTCCAGCTCACGCCCTCCCCTCCAGCGTGGCGGACCTTCTCCTCGCTCCAAGAGCAAAGGCCTGCCCGAGGGCCAGCAAGGCCACAGGGACGATGGGGACAGACGCAAACAGTTTGAAGCTGAAGACTTT CCATCACTCCATCCTGATGCGGACCGAGAGGTCAGCCGTGACAAAGCTGTTGCCACTGGAGTATGGG AACACCCACCCAACCCTCAATCCAGGGGCTCGAAAATGATGGTGATCAAGCGCGTCTCCAGGGAGCAGCCCACACCAGCACAGACCTGCACGTCCACTCCTCAACAACAACAAGCCCCTTCCCGCAACGGCACTGGCCCCTCCCTCTACAAGGGCCCCATCCCCATATCTGTCAGTCTTCCAGTCAAG GCGAGTCGCTCCAGCTCGTCATCTCCGGTGGACAAGGGCAGTCAGCCGCGGCTCATGATGCGTCTGACACGCATGACACGCTCAGACCGCAAGAGCACCTTCCTCAAAGCCCTCAAAAAGGACATGGTGGACGAGGAGGACCTTTATCACCACTGCAAG CATGATGATGGTTTCCATCCGCAGAACTGCAACGTGGGCTGCGGGGACGAGAACCGCAACCGTTGCGAGCGAAGTTTCTCGCAGGAGAACGGCAACATGACCACACTAACAATGAGGCAGCAAGTGCTGCGCTCCTCCACCTTCCCCCAGCAGGAGGTGCTATCCAGCTCTTTGGAGGCAGAGCACAG GTTATTGAAAGAAATGGGTTGGCAGGAGGAGAGTGACGAGACGTGTGCCCCTCTGACGGAGGATGAGATGAGGGAGTTCCAGGCCATCAGTGAACAG CTGCAGAAGAATGGTCTGAGGAGAAACAGCTTCCTGAAGAACGGCCCTCCCATCGATTCCCTGGCCGTGTGGAAGACCAGCAACCTCCAAATGGCCACCGACACCACGGAGGAGACGGAGACCAGCAGCAGCGACACCTCGGACGACGATGCCTAA
- the LOC112220001 gene encoding vasculin isoform X2: protein MAQHDFTPAWLNFPTAPSSAKPSQVCDKSFQSPAKCLDNHGDVSRRRHNSSDDSEPVNGRTGGIFSRKEGNGWGVRNGSEGSSSRPPLQRGGPSPRSKSKGLPEGQQGHRDDGDRRKQFEAEDFPSLHPDADREVSRDKAVATGVWEHPPNPQSRGSKMMVIKRVSREQPTPAQTCTSTPQQQQAPSRNGTGPSLYKGPIPISVSLPVKASRSSSSSPVDKGSQPRLMMRLTRMTRSDRKSTFLKALKKDMVDEEDLYHHCKNCNVGCGDENRNRCERSFSQENGNMTTLTMRQQVLRSSTFPQQEVLSSSLEAEHRLLKEMGWQEESDETCAPLTEDEMREFQAISEQLQKNGLRRNSFLKNGPPIDSLAVWKTSNLQMATDTTEETETSSSDTSDDDA, encoded by the exons ATGGCGCAGCATGACTTCACTCCAGCCTGGCTTAACTTTCCCACAGCACCCTCATCAGCCAAG CCCTCTCAGGTCTGTGACAAGTCTTTCCAGTCTCCTGCCAAATGTCTGGACAACCACGGGGATGTGAGTCGCAGACGCCACAACTCATCAGACGACTCAGAGCCTGTCAACGGACGCACTGGGG GAATCTTCTCTAGGAAGGAGGGTAACGGATGGGGGGTCCGGAACGGCAGCGAGGGCTCCAGCTCACGCCCTCCCCTCCAGCGTGGCGGACCTTCTCCTCGCTCCAAGAGCAAAGGCCTGCCCGAGGGCCAGCAAGGCCACAGGGACGATGGGGACAGACGCAAACAGTTTGAAGCTGAAGACTTT CCATCACTCCATCCTGATGCGGACCGAGAGGTCAGCCGTGACAAAGCTGTTGCCACTGGAGTATGGG AACACCCACCCAACCCTCAATCCAGGGGCTCGAAAATGATGGTGATCAAGCGCGTCTCCAGGGAGCAGCCCACACCAGCACAGACCTGCACGTCCACTCCTCAACAACAACAAGCCCCTTCCCGCAACGGCACTGGCCCCTCCCTCTACAAGGGCCCCATCCCCATATCTGTCAGTCTTCCAGTCAAG GCGAGTCGCTCCAGCTCGTCATCTCCGGTGGACAAGGGCAGTCAGCCGCGGCTCATGATGCGTCTGACACGCATGACACGCTCAGACCGCAAGAGCACCTTCCTCAAAGCCCTCAAAAAGGACATGGTGGACGAGGAGGACCTTTATCACCACTGCAAG AACTGCAACGTGGGCTGCGGGGACGAGAACCGCAACCGTTGCGAGCGAAGTTTCTCGCAGGAGAACGGCAACATGACCACACTAACAATGAGGCAGCAAGTGCTGCGCTCCTCCACCTTCCCCCAGCAGGAGGTGCTATCCAGCTCTTTGGAGGCAGAGCACAG GTTATTGAAAGAAATGGGTTGGCAGGAGGAGAGTGACGAGACGTGTGCCCCTCTGACGGAGGATGAGATGAGGGAGTTCCAGGCCATCAGTGAACAG CTGCAGAAGAATGGTCTGAGGAGAAACAGCTTCCTGAAGAACGGCCCTCCCATCGATTCCCTGGCCGTGTGGAAGACCAGCAACCTCCAAATGGCCACCGACACCACGGAGGAGACGGAGACCAGCAGCAGCGACACCTCGGACGACGATGCCTAA